GGGGCCCTTAGAAAGGTGGTTGCATTCTTCCTGCCATAGGCAGCTGGAAACAAAAGGATGGGCACAGTGCAGGactctcccccacacacacatcccctcCCGACAGGTCATCTGAGTGCTCGTGAGTGTGCCCTCCATGCTGCCTTGGCCCTACTTGGGGTGGAGGGGTGGCCCTCTCAGCTGCATTTGTCTTCCAGGAGCCGAGCtggaggaaagcagcaaaagcgcTAAGAAGCTGGATGCCATGACCCTCATTAAAGAAGGTGGGCGCCACCACACCCTAGGACCGGGACCCACAGAATGTCCCAGTAGGAGGTGGCCTACTGGAAGCAACAGGccctctggggaagcagcagagcccCCTTCTGATGGCTGTGGGTCAGCCTCTTGCCCTGGCTCCTGGAACCCACGCCCCACCCCTCGCCCTGCCCAAGGTTGGAGGTCTGAATCCTAGGGGATTGGTGCCTATTCACCAGAAAGCCCAGATCCTTTGGAATGGGTTAGCTTAAATTTTGGCAGCTTGGAGCATCCAGCAGCAAACCTGGGAGGTAACGCACCTTCCAAGCGGCACGTGCGTGTTCCCACGGGCCCCAGCCCCGGGTGATAAGGGCTTCTGTCATTGCAGACATGTCCATCTTCGGGCACTGCCCTGCCCATGACGACTTCTATTTGGTCGTGTGCAACCACTGCAGCCAGGTGGTGAAGCCTCAAGCTTTCCAGAAGCACTGCGGTGAGGGGAGCCCcccggggaggggagagagacagagaggagggggacAGGGAAAGTGGAACACAGAGCTCTGGGTGACAGGGTCAGTGGGGAGGGTGTGTGAGGCAAGGGAGGGTGACGCTAGAGGTGCGAAGGGCCTGGGGTGGCTTGAACACCTGACCGGAGTCTCAGAGCTGTTTTTTGAGCAGCCTCCCAGCATCCTATGGAGTCAGGGGAGGAGCTAAGAGTGTCAGGCAGCTGGGTATAGAATGCAAAGTCTGGGAAGGCTCAGATTGGAAAGGGAGGCTGGGAGATGGGAGAGTGTTCACTATGGAAACTCCGCTTCTCAAACTCAAGTCTGTGGGTCGGGTTAGGAGGCGGGGCTGGAGGGCATTGGTGGCACTCACTTCTGTGACTCTCTGCCTCCTGGTGACAGAAAGAAGACATGGGTCCCTCAGCAAGCTCTATGCCcgggccccacccccacctccagcccccgCCAGCTCTCAGAAATGCCATGTAGTGAATGGACAGGGCCCAGCTGGCAGAACCCCAGGTTCCACCAAAACCTCCTCCAGGGAGAAGGGCCAGGGGTCCCGGAGCCGCGGCCACCAGCCTCCTGAGAAGTCCCAGAAGGACAGCCTCTGGTAAGGAAGAGGCCACAGGCTCCCCAAGATCGACCCTGACTTTTCCCCAGGGAGGGGGTGACTCAAGTAGAGGCAGCCCTGGGTCAGGGGGTGCTGCTCCTGGCAGAGGGCAACCGGGCCTACCTGCATCTCCTTTCCATGTATTCCAGGGAATATGGGGGTCCTCTGTCCATGTTCTGACCCACCGCTACTCCCCACCCATACCTCCCCCCAAGTCCCAGGGCCCGCCCCGCCACCCCGCAGCCCACACCCTCTCTCCGTGTGTAGCCTTTTCGTGCCTGTGGTGAATCTGGAGAAGATGTCCAGTCTCCCGAAGCCTGATGGACATGGAATCAGGGCGGCCCCGCCCTCTGCTTTCCTCAGCCAGGCAGGCGGCCTCACCAAGGACTCCCCAGGGAAGCCCCCGACAGCACCCCCCTCCAAAGAACCTCCCGGAAGAGACGGCATCGAGATAGTTCCCAGTGAGGGCTCCGGACATCGGGCTGAAGGCAGCCCCCCTGAGGAGTCTGGCGTGGTGCGGCTGCCACCCAAAACCCACCGGAAGATGGCGCGTGAGTGGTTGTGGGGCTGCGGattgggaagggaagggagaggaaggactTCTCAGGGCTGCTCCTCCTTTGGGACAGATGGGGAAGAAGGCCAGGAAGGAGTGGGCCTGCTCATCCCAGCTGGCAGGGTACAGGTGTCCCTGTCGCATCTTGACCTGTTTGCTTCCTCAGAAGCGTTTCTATAGCCCTGGGCTGCTGATTTAGTTCTAGCAGGTGAAGTTCAAGGTGACTTACCTTTGTGTCATGTCTCAACTGGATCCAGGACACCAGATCGCTTGCAACTGGTCTCTCTGTCATCCCAGACGCCTTTTTTTCTGCTTAGGGGTCTTTATATGTGTTGCCCTGCTTTGGGCTTGAAGCCCTAAGTAGCGCTTGGTCTGGGGCCGGGAGGTGAAGGAAAGGGAGAAGGCAGTGTTGCCTCCTGAGTCCAACAGAGAAGTGTTGAGATCCTAAAGAGCTGTCCTGGAAGGGAACCCCGTGCACCTGTGTGTTGGAGGCCCTTCTGCCTTAGCCCTGAGCAGGAAGGGGCCACAACCTCTCGGGAGGCTGCTGGAGGTGGCCTTGGGGGTCACCGGAGCTGCTGTCCCCACAGGGAAGGAGTGTGACCTCAACAGGCAGTGTGGGGTGATAAATCCTGAGACCAAAAAGATCTGTACCCGCCTGCTGACCTGCAAGGTAAGTGTCATCCCCACCACCCCAGGGAGGGAGGGCTGCAGAGGCCCCCCCCAGCAGGGAGAGTTGAGGTGTGGTCTGAATCACAGCTCAAGGGGCAAGGAGGGCAGACCTACACGAGGGAGGGGACGTGGTGGGGACAGTGGACAGGCAATGGCTGCTGCACCCTGCACCCCAAAGGAGGGTTTTGTCCACACAGGGGAGTGAAACAAAAACCCCCAAACActcacctcccctctctctccactTGCCCAGGCCAGAGAACACCGCTGCCCCTTGCCCCTGCTCAGctcacaccccctccccacccctccaccctaTTGTATTCTAGATCCACTCAGTACACCAGCGTCGGGAGGTCCAGGGCCGGGCCAAGGACTTTGATGTGCTTGTGGCAGAGCTGAAGGCCAGCTCCCGTAGAGGGGAGTCTCCCAAGGAGAAGAGTCCTGGGCGCAAGGAGCCAGCTGTCGAGCGCCCTGCCcaggagcccccagccccagtgcAGGTGGGGGTAGCAGCGGCGATGGTGGCGGCTGCCCCCAGTAGCACCTTCTCTGCTTGCACTAAGCAGACCTACCCGTACTGTGCACTGCCCAGGTAAGTCCAGGGCCTAGCCCCCTACCTCACCTGGGGGAATACTCAGCCCTTAACCCAGTAGCCAGTAGGGACCCCCAAAGATAAGCCCAGGAAAGTGTGCTCCCTTGGCCCTGAGCATGGGAGGATGCCTGGGGACCCCCAGCAGAGGTGTGGAAGCAGGGGCTTACCCTCCCAcagccttccctctccctcccctcccctccccaaggctCTCCTTAGCCTGCCAGATCCAACACCTGGGATGTGAACGTGTTCCCAGCTACCTGGGGAGCCGAAAGGGTCAGGGTCCTGGGTAAAGCAGTCCTACTATGTATTCATTCACTGGCCCCTTCGTGTACAGAGGCTACGCTGGACCCCGGGGAGAGCCTGCCTGGCTGAAGGAGACACACACGCAtctctgcctgtaacaccagGGGCAGACACGAAACGCAGGCTCAGCTCACAGACAGGCTCCCAGGAATATGTGATGCCAGAAGGGGGTTGAGAGAGTTGACGGGGCTGACCAGAGCTGGGTGCAGTTAAGCTCGGAAGATTTTCTGGAAGGAGGCCAATCATGGAGCAGATTCCCCACACCACTCCCCgaggaggcagggcctgggaaTTGAAGGGGTGGGGCAAGAACCCCTGGGGAGCCGTGGCCCCCGGATCTCTCTTGTCTCTAACTCTGTGAGCCCTGTCATTTCCTCCCTTGCCTTTTTCCGCTCCCTGTGATTGCCCAGCAGGGTGTCTGCCCTGGCACTTTGAGCTAAGTGGATTCAGGGAAACCCCCTCACTGACAACTCACCCACCCCCCCCACTCCCTCATCCCCCGACCCCAACACTAACCTTGACCTGCCCCTGACCCCAACCCTGGTCACATCACCCTCACAACCCCTTTGGCCCTTCCAGGTCCCAGGCCTCCTCTGAGAGTGAGGTGGATGATGAAGGCCcctgtggtggtggtgatggggaccCAGGCCTGtttcccttccccctgccccgGGGTGGGGCTCAGGCCTCCAGCGAggagagtgaggaggaggggaCTTCTGAGGACCTCCACCTCCCCGCTGATTGCCATTATACAAGCCGGCCTCCTCGGCCACAGGCGGTAAGAACCTGGGGCTAGAGCCGGGAGTCATGGAGGGGTTGGGGCAGTGGGAGAAGATCAGGTGGTGGGTGCAGATGCCCTTCCTATACTGAGGCCTTGCCAACCTGCCCCTTCTGCCTGCCTGCAGTTCTGCACCTTCGGGAGCCGGCTGGTGAGCCCGGGATGCTATGTGTTTAGCCGCCGGCTGGACCGGTTCTGCTCAGCACTCAGCTCCATGTTGGAACGGCACCTCAGCTCGCACATGTGGAAGTGAGTCAGGGGGCTGGGTGGTGACAGAACTTCCCTTGCTGGGCCTCCATGGTGCGCCTTGGCTGTTTGCCAGGAAGAACCAGATGGGGAGTGACATGGAAGggtgctggcaggtggcagcctgGGGCTTGGTTAAggcagggcatgaaccagtggtcTGGACtcttgctcctcccctccagtATCTTTTGGCTAACTAGGGATAATTATGGAGCAGTAAAAAGAGGCGCAGACCGGGCCTGCCTATCTTCTAGCAGCTACATTATACGCTAGCTTGTTTGTtcgttctttccttccttccctccttcccttcccatgCCTTCTCCCCAGCCTTCAGTTCCCATGTCtcccagcagatggcagcaaTCCTGGGCTCTGCCAGCCGTTTCtaggtggggcaggggtgggttTCTGTTGTGGGGAGGCCCTCTTGTTTGCTTGCCAGTCACCACAGGGTTCTCTTTCTGCCGCAGGAAAATCCCACCGGCAGCTGAACCTCCCTCCCACCTTGTCAGCTCCCCATTATCTGCTCCCCTGAGCCCACCCTCTGCAGGCAGCTGCCCCCGCCTTCCAGGCCCACCCCCCAGACCTGCATGCCCAGCCTCCACACCTGCCACCAAGGACAGCCTTGTCCCCAGCTATCCTGCAGGCTCACCCAgtgtggctgctgcctgcagccaggCGGAGTGCATGGGTGGGAGCCAAGCTATCACCTCACCGCTGCCTGCCAACACGCCGTCCCCGTCCTTCAGCAAGCTGCCACCTTCCAAGGCCAGCAAGTCATCCAAAGGCAAGGATGGGGCTGAGGCAGAAGCCCCCTCGCGGAAGCGCAAGTTATCTCCTGGCCCCACCACTTTCAAACGGACCTGCATCCTGGAGCCCACTGGAAAAAGCAAACCTGCTGGCTGCAGGGGCCTCACAGCCAAGACCAAGACAGCCCTGGGTGTGGGGCTTAATGGGACAGTGGGATCAAGAATGAAGCGGGCAGGGCCCCCAGACTGTCGGGGTTCCCCTCATCAGCCCCCTATGCCCGTCAAAGCCTCTCAGCTGGAGAACCGTGGAGTAGCTGGACACCCAGCCAAGGACCTGCCAACCAACTGCCTCTCCGAGGAGGAGGCAGCCAAGAAGCGCAAGAACCTGGCTACTTACTGCCGGCCGGTGAAGGCCAAGCACTGTCTGCCCGGCGCTCCTGGTGATGCGGCCTGCTCTGCACGCCGCAAGAagccgggcccagccctggccttcgaGGAGAAGTGCTCGACCCTGAAGGTACAGGCCCAGCCTACCAGAGGGCATGGGCAGGGAAGGGGCTGCCCAAGACATGGTGGATGGCCATGAGGAGCAGTGGGCAGCTGACATGGAGAAGGCGTTCAACagcagtgggggcagggaagctgagagtttccaggccatcagctctAGGGCGAGGCAGGTTAGCTCTTGGGAATAACCCCAGCCTCGGTGTGGTGACCTTTGCCCTCTTGGCCTCAGCCCTGGGCTTTTGCGTTCAGCCCAGGGgtgctgcttgctgtggccccacTGGGACCTGCAGCTGCCTGGGTGCCCTGATGGCAAGGGAATTGAGGTCCCCAAGCTATGAGGTGGGCTGGCTGTCTCACTCGTGGTTTTTCCTCAGGGCGTCATGGAAGGACCCCCAGAGCTACACAGCTCAGGGTCCACATATGCGCATGTGTACCCACGTACAGGCGCCCACCTCCAGGTAACAGGCAAccagggttgttttgttttgctttgctttgctttgctttgttttgcctggTGCAGCAGACCATGGGTTCCATACATTAGCCAGGAGAAACTTCTTGGGGCGGGACAGGGAGCTGTCCCTGGTTTGGGCATGGACCAGATGCACAGCAGCTCGCCTGGCACCCAGAGGAGAGCCATGGGATTGGCAGTTAGGCTGGGGGACCCTTGTTTCCCTGCCAGGCTTGTCCCTCCTGGGCAGGCATGCGTCTCCCCCTTGCTCAGTTCTACGCAGTAGGCCAGTAGGAAGTTGGGTGCTATCCTACAGCGGCTCCACCAGGTCACCGGGCAGGACGGCTGGCAGATCCCAGCCCTGACCCTGTCTCTTACCTCTTGTCTCCCTGCAGTCAAAAGCCCATTAACAAGAAAGTGCCTGCCCACCGCGACGGAGCTGCCAGCACCTCCTCCCCTCCAGATCCGGGCCCCAGGCTGCTGCCGCTTTTTATaactttatattattttttttaagaaaaaaaaaaaacctctttaaaaTACCTCAAGACTGTCTCCCTGTTCTGTTGCTGCTAAGGAAATAtacaaacagaaacacagaaggaagaaaggaatgtgTAATGAAACCAGTGTCCTTACTGTCCCTGATGGTC
This window of the Ochotona princeps isolate mOchPri1 chromosome 2, mOchPri1.hap1, whole genome shotgun sequence genome carries:
- the ATXN7L2 gene encoding ataxin-7-like protein 2 isoform X1 — its product is MAVRERAAAAMAALERRVPSLDDFAGQSWSSWVERAELPAGDGAELEESSKSAKKLDAMTLIKEDMSIFGHCPAHDDFYLVVCNHCSQVVKPQAFQKHCERRHGSLSKLYARAPPPPPAPASSQKCHVVNGQGPAGRTPGSTKTSSREKGQGSRSRGHQPPEKSQKDSLCLFVPVVNLEKMSSLPKPDGHGIRAAPPSAFLSQAGGLTKDSPGKPPTAPPSKEPPGRDGIEIVPSEGSGHRAEGSPPEESGVVRLPPKTHRKMARKECDLNRQCGVINPETKKICTRLLTCKIHSVHQRREVQGRAKDFDVLVAELKASSRRGESPKEKSPGRKEPAVERPAQEPPAPVQVGVAAAMVAAAPSSTFSACTKQTYPYCALPRSQASSESEVDDEGPCGGGDGDPGLFPFPLPRGGAQASSEESEEEGTSEDLHLPADCHYTSRPPRPQAFCTFGSRLVSPGCYVFSRRLDRFCSALSSMLERHLSSHMWKKIPPAAEPPSHLVSSPLSAPLSPPSAGSCPRLPGPPPRPACPASTPATKDSLVPSYPAGSPSVAAACSQAECMGGSQAITSPLPANTPSPSFSKLPPSKASKSSKGKDGAEAEAPSRKRKLSPGPTTFKRTCILEPTGKSKPAGCRGLTAKTKTALGVGLNGTVGSRMKRAGPPDCRGSPHQPPMPVKASQLENRGVAGHPAKDLPTNCLSEEEAAKKRKNLATYCRPVKAKHCLPGAPGDAACSARRKKPGPALAFEEKCSTLKGVMEGPPELHSSGSTYAHVYPRTGAHLQSKAH
- the ATXN7L2 gene encoding ataxin-7-like protein 2 isoform X2; the protein is MAVRERAAAAMAALERRVPSLDDFAGQSWSSWVERAELPAGDGAELEESSKSAKKLDAMTLIKEDMSIFGHCPAHDDFYLVVCNHCSQVVKPQAFQKHCERRHGSLSKLYARAPPPPPAPASSQKCHVVNGQGPAGRTPGSTKTSSREKGQGSRSRGHQPPEKSQKDSLCLFVPVVNLEKMSSLPKPDGHGIRAAPPSAFLSQAGGLTKDSPGKPPTAPPSKEPPGRDGIEIVPSEGSGHRAEGSPPEESGVVRLPPKTHRKMARKECDLNRQCGVINPETKKICTRLLTCKIHSVHQRREVQGRAKDFDVLVAELKASSRRGESPKEKSPGRKEPAVERPAQEPPAPVQVGVAAAMVAAAPSSTFSACTKQTYPYCALPRSQASSESEVDDEGPCGGGDGDPGLFPFPLPRGGAQASSEESEEEGTSEDLHLPADCHYTSRPPRPQAFCTFGSRLVSPGCYVFSRRLDRFCSALSSMLERHLSSHMWKKIPPAAEPPSHLVSSPLSAPLSPPSAGSCPRLPGPPPRPACPASTPATKDSLVPSYPAGSPSVAAACSQAECMGGSQAITSPLPANTPSPSFSKLPPSKASKSSKGKDGAEAEAPSRKRKLSPGPTTFKRTCILEPTGKSKPAGCRGLTAKTKTALGVGLNGTVGSRMKRAGPPDCRGSPHQPPMPVKASQLENRGVAGHPAKDLPTNCLSEEEAAKKRKNLATYCRPVKAKHCLPGAPGDAACSARRKKPGPALAFEEKCSTLKSKAH
- the ATXN7L2 gene encoding ataxin-7-like protein 2 isoform X4 — its product is MAVRERAAAAMAALERRVPSLDDFAGQSWSSWVERAELPAGDGAELEESSKSAKKLDAMTLIKEDMSIFGHCPAHDDFYLVVCNHCSQVVKPQAFQKHCERRHGSLSKLYARAPPPPPAPASSQKCHVVNGQGPAGRTPGSTKTSSREKGQGSRSRGHQPPEKSQKDSLCQAGGLTKDSPGKPPTAPPSKEPPGRDGIEIVPSEGSGHRAEGSPPEESGVVRLPPKTHRKMARKECDLNRQCGVINPETKKICTRLLTCKIHSVHQRREVQGRAKDFDVLVAELKASSRRGESPKEKSPGRKEPAVERPAQEPPAPVQVGVAAAMVAAAPSSTFSACTKQTYPYCALPRSQASSESEVDDEGPCGGGDGDPGLFPFPLPRGGAQASSEESEEEGTSEDLHLPADCHYTSRPPRPQAFCTFGSRLVSPGCYVFSRRLDRFCSALSSMLERHLSSHMWKKIPPAAEPPSHLVSSPLSAPLSPPSAGSCPRLPGPPPRPACPASTPATKDSLVPSYPAGSPSVAAACSQAECMGGSQAITSPLPANTPSPSFSKLPPSKASKSSKGKDGAEAEAPSRKRKLSPGPTTFKRTCILEPTGKSKPAGCRGLTAKTKTALGVGLNGTVGSRMKRAGPPDCRGSPHQPPMPVKASQLENRGVAGHPAKDLPTNCLSEEEAAKKRKNLATYCRPVKAKHCLPGAPGDAACSARRKKPGPALAFEEKCSTLKSKAH
- the ATXN7L2 gene encoding ataxin-7-like protein 2 isoform X3, with amino-acid sequence MAVRERAAAAMAALERRVPSLDDFAGQSWSSWVERAELPAGDGAELEESSKSAKKLDAMTLIKEDMSIFGHCPAHDDFYLVVCNHCSQVVKPQAFQKHCERRHGSLSKLYARAPPPPPAPASSQKCHVVNGQGPAGRTPGSTKTSSREKGQGSRSRGHQPPEKSQKDSLCQAGGLTKDSPGKPPTAPPSKEPPGRDGIEIVPSEGSGHRAEGSPPEESGVVRLPPKTHRKMARKECDLNRQCGVINPETKKICTRLLTCKIHSVHQRREVQGRAKDFDVLVAELKASSRRGESPKEKSPGRKEPAVERPAQEPPAPVQVGVAAAMVAAAPSSTFSACTKQTYPYCALPRSQASSESEVDDEGPCGGGDGDPGLFPFPLPRGGAQASSEESEEEGTSEDLHLPADCHYTSRPPRPQAFCTFGSRLVSPGCYVFSRRLDRFCSALSSMLERHLSSHMWKKIPPAAEPPSHLVSSPLSAPLSPPSAGSCPRLPGPPPRPACPASTPATKDSLVPSYPAGSPSVAAACSQAECMGGSQAITSPLPANTPSPSFSKLPPSKASKSSKGKDGAEAEAPSRKRKLSPGPTTFKRTCILEPTGKSKPAGCRGLTAKTKTALGVGLNGTVGSRMKRAGPPDCRGSPHQPPMPVKASQLENRGVAGHPAKDLPTNCLSEEEAAKKRKNLATYCRPVKAKHCLPGAPGDAACSARRKKPGPALAFEEKCSTLKGVMEGPPELHSSGSTYAHVYPRTGAHLQSKAH